A genomic stretch from Pseudoliparis swirei isolate HS2019 ecotype Mariana Trench chromosome 18, NWPU_hadal_v1, whole genome shotgun sequence includes:
- the LOC130208518 gene encoding N6-adenosine-methyltransferase TMT1A-like → MAFLQACCTLIVNILCLPLHLLQAAGLYDIYKRVFPIILNRTSIHYNKNMYDKKKELFRSLSEFNKSGGQLTILEIGTGTGTNFEFYPPGCKVICTDPNPHFQRYLNKSMGENDQLSYERFMVSSGEDMGSVESGSVDVVVCTLVLCSVNSIPQTLREVRRMLRPGGAFFFLEHVVADPSTWSYFFQHVLQPFWFYFGDGCEIIRETWKHLEGAGFSELKLRHINAPLLFLIKPHIVGYAVK, encoded by the exons ATGGCGTTCCTACAAGCATGTTGTACTCTGATCGTCAATATCTTGTGCCTtcccctccacctgctgcaagCGGCGGGCCTGTACGACATATACAAACGTGTCTTTCCAATTATTTTGAACCGGACTTCTATACATTACAACAAGAACATGTACGACAAGAAGAAGGAGCTGTTTCGCAGTCTCTCCGAGTTCAACAAGTCTGGCGGGCAGCTCACAATTTTGGAGATCGGCACCGGCACCGGCACCAATTTTGAGTTTTATCCGCCCGGTTGCAAAGTAATCTGCACTGACCCGAATCCTCATTTCCAGAGATATCTCAACAAAAGCATGGGCGAGAACGACCAGCTCTCATACGAGAGGTTTATGGTGTCTTCGGGGGAGGACATGGGGTCAGTTGAGAGCGGATCCGTCGACGTCGTTGTCTGCACCCTGGTACTCTGCTCGGTCAACAGCATCCCGCAAACTCTGCGAGAAGTCCGCCGCATGCTGAGACCA GGTGGAGCCTTCTTTTTCCTGGAGCATGTCGTGGCCGATCCTTCCACTTGGTCATACTTCTTCCAGCACGTACTTCAGCCTTTTTGGTTCTACTTTGGGGATGGATGTGAGATCATCCGGGAAACCTGGAAACATCTTGAAGGAGCTGGATTCTCTGAACTCAAGCTGAGACACATCAATGCACCATTGCTGTTCCTAATCAAACCACATATTGTAGGGTatgctgtcaaataa